The following proteins come from a genomic window of Achromobacter deleyi:
- a CDS encoding LysR substrate-binding domain-containing protein — protein sequence MIKEFKTFIAVARDGTFTGAGAQLGLTQSAVSAQIKRLEDYLGVALFDRSARAAVLNDHGREMLPQAEELVAMAERMASSGGAGHVSGSLRIGAIASVQQDLLVRALGEFRAGYPDVRVRIVPGVSLSLLGQVDAGEVDMALLIRPPFTLPPELGWQPLLREEVVLAMPAAMAPAPWREVLAAQPFIRYDRASFGGRVVDLFLKKQRITVHEAVELDEIEAIANMVRHGLGVALLPRLRGLDLDGLRLVSLGEAAFHREIGIIGRLPFDAGSVGGKMAECLARAAGTTLAP from the coding sequence GTGATCAAAGAATTCAAGACCTTCATCGCCGTGGCGCGCGACGGCACCTTCACCGGGGCGGGGGCCCAGCTGGGCCTGACCCAGTCGGCCGTCAGCGCCCAGATCAAGCGCCTGGAGGACTACCTGGGCGTGGCGCTGTTCGACCGCAGCGCGCGCGCGGCGGTGCTGAACGACCATGGCCGCGAGATGCTGCCGCAGGCCGAGGAACTGGTGGCCATGGCCGAGCGCATGGCGTCCTCGGGCGGCGCCGGGCACGTCAGCGGGTCGCTGCGCATCGGCGCCATCGCCTCGGTGCAGCAGGACCTGCTGGTGCGCGCATTGGGCGAGTTCCGCGCCGGCTATCCCGATGTGCGGGTGCGGATCGTGCCGGGGGTGTCGCTGTCGCTGCTGGGGCAGGTCGACGCGGGCGAGGTCGACATGGCGCTGCTGATCCGGCCGCCGTTCACGCTGCCGCCCGAACTGGGCTGGCAGCCGCTGCTGCGCGAGGAAGTGGTGCTGGCGATGCCGGCGGCGATGGCGCCGGCGCCGTGGCGCGAGGTGCTGGCCGCGCAGCCATTCATCCGCTACGACCGCGCCTCCTTCGGCGGGCGCGTGGTGGACCTGTTCCTGAAGAAGCAGCGCATCACGGTGCACGAGGCGGTGGAGCTCGACGAGATCGAGGCCATCGCCAACATGGTGCGCCACGGGCTGGGCGTGGCGCTGCTGCCGCGCTTGCGCGGGCTCGACCTGGACGGGCTGCGGCTGGTGTCGCTGGGCGAAGCGGCGTTCCACCGCGAGATCGGCATCATCGGCCGCCTGCCGTTCGACGCCGGCAGCGTCGGCGGCAAGATGGCCGAGTGCCTGGCGCGGGCGGCGGGCACCACGCTGGCGCCCTGA
- a CDS encoding PepSY-associated TM helix domain-containing protein: MRPQAGAAPGARQPASPSRRAPAGRGKTWYWLHKWSSLVCTLFLLVVCVSGLPLIFDEEIVAWLDPSPPWPTLAPATPAPSLDAIIDAARARHGEHRIVDVEVLRDPPRVTLGLAPGPQAAPGTPSLRLEFDARDGAPRAAIADSDEGLGRRIVTLMTRLHIDLYGGLPGQLFLGAMALLFALAVVSGVVLYHPYMKKLPFGTVRGHRARRLKWLDLHNLLGIVTVTWALMMGLTGALHELAVPFFRHWLSTDVQAALSTGREPSPADVAPWVPVQQAYATARAAVPGRQVESLRFPDAGLGLPRHYLLWAKGDTALGAHLFDAVLVDAPTGKLTAVLDMPWYLRALQFSRPLHYGDTAGLPLKLIWAALDLVMIVILGSGLYLWRRRARP; encoded by the coding sequence GTGCGGCCGCAAGCCGGCGCCGCGCCGGGCGCGCGGCAGCCGGCGTCCCCATCGCGGCGCGCGCCGGCGGGGCGCGGCAAGACCTGGTACTGGCTCCACAAATGGTCCAGCCTGGTCTGTACGCTGTTCCTGCTGGTGGTCTGCGTCTCGGGCCTGCCGTTGATCTTCGACGAGGAGATCGTGGCCTGGCTCGACCCCTCGCCGCCCTGGCCGACGCTCGCGCCGGCCACGCCGGCGCCATCGCTCGACGCCATCATCGATGCGGCGCGGGCGCGCCACGGCGAGCACCGGATCGTCGACGTGGAAGTCTTGCGCGATCCGCCCCGCGTCACGCTCGGGCTGGCCCCCGGGCCACAGGCCGCCCCCGGGACGCCGTCGCTGCGCCTGGAGTTCGATGCGCGCGACGGCGCCCCGCGGGCCGCCATCGCCGACTCGGACGAAGGGCTGGGCAGGCGCATCGTGACGCTCATGACGCGCCTGCACATCGATCTCTACGGCGGCCTGCCCGGCCAGTTGTTCCTGGGCGCCATGGCCCTGCTGTTCGCGCTGGCGGTGGTATCCGGGGTCGTGCTGTATCACCCGTACATGAAAAAGCTGCCCTTCGGCACCGTCCGCGGCCACCGCGCGCGCCGCCTGAAATGGCTGGACCTGCACAACCTGCTGGGCATCGTCACCGTGACCTGGGCGCTGATGATGGGCCTGACCGGCGCGCTCCACGAGCTCGCGGTTCCCTTCTTCCGTCATTGGCTGTCGACCGATGTCCAGGCCGCGCTATCGACCGGCCGCGAGCCCTCCCCGGCCGACGTGGCGCCGTGGGTCCCGGTGCAACAGGCCTACGCCACCGCGCGGGCCGCCGTGCCGGGCAGGCAGGTCGAATCGCTGCGCTTTCCCGACGCGGGCCTGGGCCTGCCCCGCCACTATCTGCTGTGGGCCAAAGGCGACACCGCGCTCGGCGCGCACCTGTTCGACGCCGTCCTGGTCGATGCCCCCACGGGCAAGCTGACCGCGGTCCTGGACATGCCCTGGTACCTGCGCGCGCTGCAGTTCTCGCGGCCGCTGCACTATGGCGACACCGCCGGCCTGCCGCTCAAGCTGATCTGGGCGGCGCTCGACCTGGTCATGATCGTGATCCTGGGCAGCGGCCTCTATCTCTGGCGCCGGCGCGCCAGGCCCTAG
- a CDS encoding HD domain-containing protein has protein sequence MTPLEKQLEFLREIDRLKTVVRQSPLLDRSRKENSAEHSWHLALYALVLSEYASGAVDTQRVMRMLLLHDVVEIDVGDFPIHGGSSAAWQAEQEDRAAERLFGLLPQGDEFLALWREFEQAESDDARFAKALDRFQPLLINVFTGGGTWTENGVSHEQVLARYGPVIQRGAPRLWEVCERWVAAHFAGRPPATPGAQG, from the coding sequence ATGACCCCATTGGAAAAACAGCTGGAATTCCTCCGCGAAATCGACCGGCTCAAGACCGTCGTGCGGCAATCGCCGCTGCTGGACCGCAGCCGCAAGGAGAATTCCGCCGAGCATTCCTGGCACCTGGCGCTGTACGCGCTGGTGCTGAGCGAATACGCCAGCGGAGCGGTCGATACCCAGCGGGTCATGCGCATGCTGCTGCTGCACGACGTGGTCGAGATCGACGTCGGCGACTTCCCGATCCATGGCGGCTCGTCGGCCGCCTGGCAGGCCGAGCAGGAGGACAGGGCAGCCGAACGGCTGTTCGGCCTGCTGCCGCAGGGCGATGAGTTCCTGGCGCTGTGGCGCGAATTCGAGCAGGCCGAAAGCGACGATGCACGCTTCGCCAAGGCGCTCGATCGCTTCCAGCCGCTGCTGATCAACGTGTTCACGGGCGGCGGCACCTGGACCGAGAACGGCGTGTCGCACGAGCAGGTGCTGGCCCGCTACGGCCCGGTCATCCAGCGCGGCGCGCCGCGCTTGTGGGAGGTCTGTGAACGATGGGTGGCGGCGCATTTCGCGGGACGCCCGCCGGCCACCCCGGGCGCGCAAGGTTGA